A window from Triticum aestivum cultivar Chinese Spring chromosome 6D, IWGSC CS RefSeq v2.1, whole genome shotgun sequence encodes these proteins:
- the LOC123142313 gene encoding uncharacterized protein, with protein sequence MERGDSASNRGGSGSATTFAIIVEFFPCKAKLSDGSVQDIDRDTTVRLDVEFADVDPQELESMKEKAVGNLVERIGESIVWGPEQEVSLQRFDNYNGEYVRIEDGESMVAEIDQQEGWASKQVTFYAELIDLQTHSRVGYVPSKMAAQVEDDEWVSQKKMLALLTEPTVVAEDTGIDADGEEGTHGARKIVVDWNVVELNEKTDLVITPISDIDMAEMFGIQVDDKDKEKDDSSLPADGNTGPRNANEDEEELMREAADDVDDADDNELVCLYDKENPVIEVGKLWPSMKEFRMSFRTYAVKKEFDAKTMWTDRKKFYARCKGYDGGGNPCKWYLSARLQPDGSTALGQSETVADEATVVLPCESALTAVLPCLEVVLPSVELQTEAAVSHGSYFFQRRCRMRAI encoded by the exons ATGGAGCGAGGAGACAGTGCTTCAAATCG GGGAGGTTCAGGTTCTGCCACCACATTCGCAATTATAGTGGAATTTTTTCCCTGTAAAGCCAAGCTCAGTGATGGCAGTGTCCAAGACATTGATAGAGATACCACCGTGAGGTTGGATGTCGAATTTGCAGATGTTGATCCCCAGGAATTGGAGAGCATGAAGGAGAAGGCCGTGGGcaatttggtggagagaattggggagagtattgtttggggtccagaacaagaggtatctctgcaacgtttcgataactataatggtgaatatgtgagaattgaagatggagaatccatggttgctgaaattgatcagcaagaagggtgggcaagcaaacaagtaacattttatgcaGAGCTAATTGATCTGCAAACTCATTCCAGAGTTGGTTATGTGCCATCAAAGATGGCTGCACAGGTGGAAGATGATGAGTGGGTTTCACAAAAGAAGATGTTGGCATTGTTGACTGAACCGACTGTAGTAGCTGAAGATACAGGGATtgatgcagatggagaggagggaacCCATGGTGCTAGGAAGATTGTTGTTGACTGGAATGTAGTAGAGTTGAATGAAAAAACAGATTTGGTCATTACACCAATATCTGACATTGATATGGCCGAAATGTTTGGCATTCAAGTTGATGACAAAGATAAGGAGAAGGATGACAGTTCTTTGCCTGCTGATGGTAACACAGGCCCTAGAAATGCAAATGAGGATGAAGAAGAGCTGATGAGAGAGGCTGCagatgatgtggatgatgcagatgataatgagctggtttgtttgtatgacaaagagaacccagttattgaggtgggaaagttgtggccaagcatgaaggagtttaggatgtctttcaggacctatgcagtgaaaaaagagtttgatgccaagactatgtggactgatcgaaagaaattttatgctcggtgcaaaggttatgatggtggtggcaatccttgcaaatggtacttgtctgccagactacaacctgatggaagtaca GCGCTAGGGCAATCTGAAACTGTTGCAGATGAAGCAACTGTTGTGCTGCCATGCGAATCTGCTTTGACAGCTGTGTTGCCATGTTTGGAGGTTGTGCTGCCAAGTGTTGAGTTGCAAACTGAA GCAGCAGTGTCGCACGGCAGTTATTTTTTCCAACGCAGATGTCGCATGAGAGCTATTTGA
- the LOC123140756 gene encoding uncharacterized protein: protein MDAGGETAAVLHRLGLPLRPRPTPVSLAPYLPLHHFSSKLTISPLHASDEGDDETTPGLISPATEVLGKDDLLAEILARLPPQPSLILHASIVSKRWGHLAASAAFRRRLRNHHGRPPVLGAFERDGKKLLFIPALDSPDRIPAERFSLQVCADEATNDHWGVLGCRHGRVLIINRTRCELVVFDPVSGDHCIVAFPPDFDQHAYNANGALIGDEQLRSSAFQLVLVGFSANDGAGVTAARVYSSETGEWGQLVAAARPCAVGHLPCTLIGKRLYWWLTERDHGILEFNMETKSLGVITKPSIENIHSCRSRIINGEDGSVGLVVFSYPSMQMWDRKLSDRGVATWVLRKTVDMRGKLALPSSMEAGKSTILGYTEDADAVIISVHTFPWVQNGDVYVFLVQLDLMQCKKLHGSFMENSYHPYANFYAGPTALKLLGRLDSDRDAAVPQA from the exons ATGGACGCCGGCGGCGAGACTGCGGCCGTCCTCCACCGCCTGGGCCTGCCCCTCCGCCCCCGCCCCACGCCGGTCTCTCTGGCCCCGTACTTGCCTCTCCACCACTTCTCCTCGAAGCTGACAATTTCCCCACTCCACGCGAGCGATGAAGGCGACGACGAGACGACGCCCGGCCTCATCTCGCCGGCGACGGAGGTGCTGGGCAAAGACGACCTCCTCGCCGAGATCCTCGCACGTCTCCCCCCGCAGCCGTCCTTGATCCTGCACGCCTCCATCGTCTCCAAGCGCTGGGGTCACCTCGCCGCATCCGCTGCCTTCCGCCGGCGCTTGCGCAATCACCACGGCAGGCCCCCTGTCCTGGGCGCATTCGAGAGGGACGGGAAGAAGCTCCTCTTCATCCCTGCCCTGGACTCTCCAGATCGCATCCCCGCGGAGAGGTTCTCGCTCCAGGTCTGCGCCGACGAGGCCACCAATGACCACTGGGGCGTGCTCGGCTGCCGCCATGGGCGCGTCCTCATCATCAACCGGACGCGGTGTGAGCTCGTGGTGTTTGATCCCGTTTCCGGCGACCACTGCATTGTGGCGTTTCCACCGGATTTCGACCAGCACGCGTACAACGCCAACGGAGCTTTGATCGGCGACGAGCAGCTCCGGTCCAGCGCATTTCAGTTGGTCTTGGTAGGCTTTTCTGCCAATGACGGCGCAGGAGTTACCGCGGCCCGCGTCTACTCCTCGGAGACCGGCGAGTGGGGACAACTCGTTGCTGCAGCGAGACCATGTGCTGTTGGCCATCTCCCCTGTACACTTATTGGCAAAAGGCTCTACTGGTGGCTCACTGAGCGTGACCATGGTATACTGGAATTCAATATGGAAACCAAGAGCCTAGGTGTGATCACCAAGCCTTCCATTGAGAACATCCACAGCTGCCGGAGCCGGATCATCAATGGAGAGGATGGCAGTGTTGGACTCGTCGTATTCTCGTACCCTAGCATGCAAATGTGGGACCGTAAGCTCAGTGATCGGGGTGTCGCGACATGGGTGCTGCGGAAGACAGTTGACATGCGTGGCAAGCTTGCTCTGCCGTCTAGCATGGAGGCAGGGAAATCGACTATTCTGGGGTACACTGAGGATGCGGATGCGGTTATTATATCGGTGCACACATTCCCCTGGGTGCAGAATGGCGACGTTTATGTCTTCCTGGTTCAACTCGACTTAATGCAGTGCAAGAAACTACATGGAAGCTTTATGGAAAATTCCTATCACCCTTATGCAAATTTCTATGCCG GCCCGACAGCGCTCAAACTTCTTGGTCGTCTAGACAGTGATCGGGATGCTGCTGTACCACAAGCGTAA